In Aedes albopictus strain Foshan chromosome 3, AalbF5, whole genome shotgun sequence, the genomic window ttgtcattctacaaatactttttcggtttcaggatagtatttggagttcttgcaaatgatttcaagcgaaaaagctgtattttatttttatttattatcttTAGTTTACTGTTCTCACTTGCCCCaatgcatttcgctatctggggtaagtgggacctatgagaataaacaaacacaattttatgggttcatctcgccttgtccagcctaagatgaaattagcacgaaagtcaataaaaattgactcATTAAGTAATCTActattgaattatacttaattacctCTATTTAAATGATAACATTCTTGTTAAAAATAGTAAAACcctgggtaaaacaaaaaaaatcaaaaacatgtattttatatGTTTTTGTCCAAATATctcccattattttttcacttaacgcttcataatgaattcttttgagcattcaggaaccgtccatttaaaaaatagggaaatgaccttttcaaaattcataatTAAATAAACACATTATTAactgatcgtaagattatgtaagggagaagatattattGAAAATCTAGAAACCCCcgatttacttttggcgagattTATCAACTACAACTATATAATATAAaaaccaagtttcgaaatcttttgtctcttcactttacggcgctttttgtatttaaaatcaatttattttgcatgagctgctagagttgattcaagttttttccagcaattttttatgtgttacgtaatttatgcacgataccataaacattgattgattgattgatttgtctttatttgagagactttcagcaccACCACCATAaacatcttcttattttaatctctctctaaacatagtcatttATATaggagatttatgatttatgttaccttatttgttgcaacttatattaagccctttgaacaaaaactctgaataggtcccacttgctcCGTGAAACGTAGTAAataaagatctgctacacttttcattatatgcataatatatggaatgtaaaaattttgaaatagttttaatgcacgttagtaagtacaaatataccaacaacgttatttgggttcattggaattatttaaaaaaatgtgttcagaattttttggcatgacaaaaccaaattagaaattttttaggtcccacttgccccggggtaccttatattggaaagagggccatattattagcaacaactttgtagatgaccatatttgtctaaaaaatcatttgaaggcgctgaatgcatctttcctcgtaaatctggttcgtggaccactgtggaaTGTgagtttcaaataaaaaaaaaatatcattacccatcgaaaatccctcccaaagTAAATTTCAGGCTACACACAAATAACtcggtttcgtttattaaattaaattttaattaattttttttttcaaatacttttcactgagccccagatgttttgacaattcttaaagggggtcgccacctgaaaaaggttgggaacccctgcattAAAAGATGTCTTGAATTTTTAGTAAGTCTTGATTGTTTTTCGTTAATTTTTGTTGGCTGTTCCTGATAAAGAGATTTCGTCCTTTATAAATTAACCCGTCTCCTAGCAGTATCTCAGAAGGTAGCACGCTTGCATACGTTCGGGAATTCCCATTAACTGTAGTTGAGGTTGGCCAGATCGAACTGCAACAAAATGACCAAATACGTGGCAAATGAACCCGCCAACTGCTGAAACAAAACAGGGATCTTTCATCAGTACAATGATTCAGAGCTATGGGAACACATGCTCAAACCTACCGTGTACAGCAACGTCCAGTCCAGATCGAACAGCTCGCAAGTGATCTTCGGAGAGTGATGGCTCAGCTGGTGCGAAAAGATCGCCAGCTCTTTGACAATCCTTCGATCATGACTTCCGTATGCCACGGCCTTATGGACCATTATCGACGTTCGTTTACACTGCAACGAGATGAAAAGGCGTTGGTTTTGAGAAATGAACATTTTCTGCATGTCTCATACCGTTCCGTTGACGATACCAGCAGTGACGATCAGTTGCAGTGTGAACATCACGAAAAACACATCGAACATGGCGTTGACCGAGGCAACCCGAATCGTAACTTCGTCCGACCGGCCGACATTGGAATGGATTAAACTGAATATGGAAAAAATTGTGTACACGAAGGCGATCGTCAGAGCGTGCACTGCTTGAGAGCAGAAGCAGTCGTTGAACAGGTCAAGCGTATCGTTGAGTAGATCGTGCAGAGAGGCAAGCTTCCGAATGACCTCGCATGTTTGGTGTGTCGTTGGTTGTGGAGCTGTATAAAGGTGTTTCCTGATAAAGTAACTCAGTTTTTGAATACGGTAAGGAACTGAAGCTGATCAAATAATACTTACGTGATCGCTAGATCCAGCTGTACGTAGCCGGTTTTTAGCGAGACCAGTATTGAACTGACGCAGCACGTAAATATTCCAAGGCTGGTGGCTGATCGAGCCAGCGCCACTATCGTGATCCAATCTGGGAACATCTCGGACAGATCGAGCCAATCCTCTTTGGAACGGTTGGTTCCCGTTATAACCAGAACGAACAACCCCATGGTCATCCACAGAATGGCACTTACGGTAGATACGACGTGATGTTTCTGGTGATTGACGTGAAAGCCCAGAGTTGCCAGTTGCCGATGGAACTCGGCAATGTTTGTCAGCATTTTGAAGCTTTCTTCTGTTTTGAGACGGTATTGTGGGGCCATGAGGAGGCCGAATAGGAACGCTAGCACCAAAGCCGAATAGCATCCCACGTTAACAAGGTTTGAATCCGTTAGGTGTAGAAAGGAGGAAGTGCTCAGTATTCCTCTGTAAGCTAAGTAACAGTCTAACAAAAGAGTGACGATAAAACGGAACTGATCGGTAAATGATCGGTGAAGCGTTTGATTGTTGAAATCTATTGTTTCGAAGTGAAAATGAAGTAACTTTGTGGCTACGTACAATGGTTGGAGAGATTGGAAATAACTCTGCACAGTGAACCAACCCATGGTGGACAATGGGATTCCAATTGGAGTTCGTGGATGGTTTTTCTACTGTAGTGTGGTTGGCATGCACAACAAAAGGTTAATTGCGATGTAGCGTACACTATCAATACGACCATTACGGTACAACTTCATTATAGTAAAGGGCAGAAGGTCATCAATCATTCATTCACTACCTACATAAAAGAAAACAAAGGgtaatgtttatcacattttccTTACAAGATTTCGAGATGTAGGCTACAAGAATTATGTTGCGCTTTGAACTTTGTTAGACTGCGGTTGATTTTCGAAGACTACAGATTTTCGAAGTTGGCCAAGTCGAACTGTAGAAGAATTACCAAGTATGTTGTGAATGATCCTGCCAGCTGAAAGACAAACCATACATGATTATAGAATTAAGTTTACCAGATGTTCGCATATACTGTGTACAAAAGGACCCAATCGATGTCGATGACTCCACAGGAAATCTTCGCTTCACGATGGTATAGCTGCATTGACAGAACACGCAGTTGTTCAAATGTCCGGTTTCGGTATGGTCGATAACAAACGTCCTTGTTGAGAGAGATGGAAACTCTATTGCTCTGGAAAGTTGATAAAAGCAATGAAAATTGATAACTTTTGAATTGTGGCTTAAAACTAACTGCTCTGTAGACTAGGGCCGAAAGCACAATCGGTTGTAGCATGATCTGTAGGTAGCCCAAATCATAGATCATATTGTTCCAGGACACGCGAATTGTGATGGCATTCGCGCTGGATGCGTACGAGTGAATCAATCCAAATACACAGAATATCGAGTAGGTGAATGCTGCCACCATTAGGAACATTATATGGCCGGAATAGCAACGGTTGAACAGTTGCACCGCATCGCACAGTTGATCATGGATTTTGGCAGTTATCTGAATCAATGTTTGAGCGTCTCCTGAAGTGGAAAGTTTTACAATGGCTTGTTCCAATCCAACGAATCGTTCTCGAATTGACCAAAGTATTAAACTGCAATAGCAAACGAAGAAGTGTAAATTGATAAATGTACGTAAAACCGAAAGAGTTGACGTATTGTCCGGTAGAATAGGTTCAAAGTGTTTCCAGTAGACAGTGAATCGGATGTATCCTCCGACTCCTAAAATCGTTAGAATCAACAGTCCCACCATGCCCAGGGCGACTGAGTTCATAATCAAATGCTTTCGATGGTCAACGTTCACTCCAAGAACCTTCAAATGCTCGTCGCAATCGGTTAACGTCTGGAACACCTCAAACATCTCCGTCGATTTGTACCGATTCCACAGCGGTAACGAGAAGGAAAAGAGGTACAGCGACACTACGCTGACGTAGCATCCGGTGTTGATCAGCATAGAATCCGTGAGCTTGAGGAATCCGGCACTGTTACGGCATCCTACGAACACCAGATAGCCATCCAAGAACACGGTTAGCAAGAACCGAAATTGGTCCAACAAAGTGCGTCCGATGGTTTGCTGTCGAAAGTTGAGGGTCTCGAAATGAACGTGGACGATTTTTGTGACCAGGTAGACCGGACGAAATGATTCAAGGAAGCAGGTCGCGTTGGACTGAAACATCGTGACGGAATATTTATGTAACGACCTGTTCACATGATTAATATGTCGATGGCTGTTCCATTGAACGCTTATATGTTATTCATATACACTCGGTTCCAAATATTTCAACGATAATGAATTCTCTGCGACATAACAGACGTACATGATAGATGTAGGTTAATTGGTCTTTCATAGTGTTTGAATAATGTTGCTAATCAGAAGCGTACGGGTAGTTTTGGGATGTACAAATCCCGTGTATATACATATCAACAGATGTTGCTGTTTCCTTATGAAGTTGTTCAAAGAGAAATAGCTGAAACTTGGTTGTTCCCCTAGCACTGAAAATTCAAGTTTCCTAAATCAAACTGTAGTAAGATGATCAAATAGGTTGTAAATGTTCCAGCGGCctacaaaaaaatataaatttagcGTTTTTCGTCTTTTCCTCCGGCGGATCATACCGAGTAGAACAGTGTCCAATCGAAATCGAAGAAACCGCTACTGATTTTCGGCGCATGTTGTTCCAGCTGTAGCGAAAAGCGTCCGAGTTCTTCGAAGATCTGCTTATCGTACGGGATGTAGCATAAGGCTTTGTGCACTGCAAATGCCATTCTTTTTCtctgaaaataaacaaacaaaaaaaaaatgaaaagtcgAACTTCTTGTAAAAGGTATCGACGCTTACATTCGCACCGACTAGGGACGTATTGAGCACCATCAACACGAACATCGCCATGTAGAACCAACCGTAGAGCATATTTGTCCATGCCATTTGCATCGTGACCTCGCTCGCATTGGACGCATAAGCGTGGATCAATCCAAAAACGACGAAGACCGTGGCTGATGCAGCGATAATCACAGCGTACATTGTCTGAACGGAGTAACAGTCGTTGAATATGTCTATCATTTCGCACAGTTGGTCATGAGCAGCAGCGATTCTACGAATCGTTCGACAAGCATGTTTTGGACCCCCTGAGGTTAGAAGAGCTGCTATGGACTTCCTGGAAAAACAGTAGAGGACAGTTCATGAGTTGAGTATTCTATACTACAGCTTACTGGAGTTTATCGAGCCGTCCGTTGATCGACATGAGCGTCAACCTGGTGTAGCTGATGAACAAACTGAAATTGGTGGACAATCGAAATATGGCCACATCTGTTTCCAGTTTGGTGTATTTGTCATTGTCAAATGCCTTGTTTCGTCGAACGGATAATCCATTGAGAGTAATGATCACTGAAATACACATGGATGCAACAATGTTCGTCGTGCTGAAAATACGATGGTTTCGATGATCGATACAAATTCCCAACTTCCTGAGTTTCCTATCACAGTCGTTGATGCTAGTGTAGAGTTGAAATATTTCTCTGGATTTGTAGTGATTCCACAGTGGCAGAGTGTACGTCAACATCACGAGCAGCATGAGGCCCAAGTAGTTTCCGACATTGACCAGAACGGAGTCCGTAAGGTGCAGATAGGGAATGTTAGCATGCGCACTCCTAACTAGGAAGGATAAATCCATCATTGTACTGAGAACGAAGCGGACTTGATCGACGAGAGTTCGGCGAATGGTTTGCTCTTTGAAGTCCACGGTTTCGAAGTGTACGTGAAAGAACTTCGAAACAACGTAAACCGGACGGAGTGAATCGAAGAAGTTGTGAGCTTCAAACCAAGGCATGATTACGACTGATTTCTATTCAAGAATGTGATAGACAGAGCTTATCGAGTCATGCTGCcattaatttattctgacgattaATTGCAATCGATGATTCAACAGAGGGACTTATACAGCTTAGTCGGAATACgtgcaactgaaaaaaaaacgaagattAGACAAAGCGCATAAAAAACGAAGATCATTAAGGCCTGGTTATCAACCAGCTGACAtctattcttcttcttccttactCTACTCTCCAACTTTAACTTGTCCTGTACTCGTAGGGTCTGGCGGTTTTAGAATTGCTACCTGAAACCAGCACGGTACGCCAATACGTAAACAATTTCCGGATGCGATGAACGGGATACGGTGAAGGCTCTAGGAATTCATTGGATTCCGGACAAGGATGTCTTCACGATCAAGGTAAGCCCGCAGACAGATGGGCCCAACACGAAGCACATTCCACGATGGGCACCCAACTACGAGGATCAAATCCAACTCCACGGCTTTTCTGATGCCTCTGAGGAAGCGTATGCGGCAGTTGTGTTCCTCAGAACGGTGGATCAGAATGGCAAGGTCGACGGTACGTTGCTAGCAGTGCAGACAAAGGTGGCACCCGTGCGGCAGGTGTCTCTTCCACGCCTCGAACTTAACGCTGCTGAACTACTAGCGAAGCTGATGAAGCAAGTTGCTGAATCTCGCAAGCGCTTCCAGGTAGAACACCATGCTTCAACGGGCTCGACTATAATGCTTCAGTGGCTCTCAGGACATCCCTGAAAATGGAACACTTACGTGTCCAACAGAACTTCATCGATACTGGAGGTCTTGCCGCGTAAATATTGGACTCACGTTGTATCGAACGATAATCCTGCAGATTGCGCGTCTCGTGGGATATCCCCGGCAGAGCTCATCGATCATCATCTNNNNNNNNNNNNNNNNNNNNNNNNNNNNNNNNNNNNNNNNNNNNNNNNNNNNNNNNNNNNNNNNNNNNNNNNNNNNNNNNNNNNNNNNNNNNNNNNNNNNNNNNNNNNNNNNNNNNNNNNNNNNNNNNNNNNNNNNNNNNNNNNNNNNNNNNNNNNNNNNNNNNNNNNNNNNNNNNNNNNNNNNNNNNNNNNNNNNNNNNNNNNNNNNNNNNNNNNNNNNNNNNNNNNNNNNNNNNNNNNNNNNNNNNNNNNNNNNNNNNNNNNNNNNNNNNNNNNNNNNNNNNNNNNNNNNNNNNNNNNNNNNNNNNNNNNNNNNNNNNNNNNNNNNNNNNNNNNNNNNNNNNNNNNNNNNNNNNNNNNNNNNNNNNNNNNNNNNNNNNNNNNNNNNNNNNNNNNNNNNNNNNNNNNNNNNNNNNNNNNNNNNNNNNNNNNNNNNNNNNNNNNNNNNNNNNNNNNNNNNNNNNNNNNNNNNNNNNNNNNNNNNNNNNNNNNNNNNNNNNGTGGTGGCCAGGGCCAACGTGGCTGGCGGAAGATTCGGCCACCTGGGATCGAATCAACTCGTCTGACAATTTGGAGGTACGTAGACGATTCCAAATACTCAATGTCGTTATCATTAACTCGGGATTCACGTAATATTCATCTTCAACCTGAAGTCGAAGGCGTCGACTCAGTACGAGAGGCGCTCGGGTGTGCTCCTTCCATCCGAGTTACACACAGCCAGGATGCAGCTCATCAGACTGGCTCAGCACGATGGCTATAAAGAAGAAACAAAATCGATGGCGAAAGGAAGCGAAGTCCATCCTAAATCTAAGATCAGTAGCTTGTACCCTTTTTTGGATGGAACCAGGACGATACGTGTCGGGGGACGTTTGCAGCAGTCGTCGTTTCCTTTCGAAGTGAAGCACCTGGCGATACTCCCAAAGAACCATCGCGTATCCAGATTACTGGTTGAGGAGCTACACTTGCAGAACTGTCATGCACTTCTGACGGCAGCGATCAATCAGTGGTACTGGATTCCAGGCTGCCAACATCTCGTCAAACAAGGCATTCAGAATTGCGTCAAATATTGCCGGCAGAAAGCCAAGACAGCACAGCAGCTGATGGAGTCTTCCAGTGGCGCGCGTGACCGCATGTCGACTCTTCATCCATGTCGGAGTTTACTATATGCCGGTCCCATTCTAGTACGATGCAGCAGTTCCCGCGGAGAATGTTGATCAAAGGGATACATCGTCGTATTTGTCTGCCTCTCGTGCAAGGCGATTCACCTCGAGATTGCAAGGGACTTCTCAACTGATACGTTTTTGGGAGCTTTCAAGCGAGCGAATGAGACGAGGTTACTGCAACGAGATCTGGGACGAACCTGGTCGGTGCCGACCGGCAACTGACGGAGATTTACGAAGCAGCTCAGACTCACAGCAAGAAAACTGAACCGTACTTCAGCAACCTTGGCATTCGCTAGAGGTTCTTTCCGCCATCCAGTCCGCATCAGGGTGGCATCTGGGAAGTGGCCGTTAACCCTCGAGCGGTTGCTCTGTTGTAAGATGTTCAGATGTAAGATGTTCAGATGTTCGAAATTCCTAACCCCTATCGTTCATCATACCTGTCATCACCTATATACTTTGAATAGCACCACCAACCGTTGCCAGCACGagagaaaaaagaagaaaaagaattaTTATAGAAAACCACTTGACACCGAACAACAGAGCAATAAACAAGTAAAAACAAGTTCGTCCCTATTTTCAATGCGCAATCCGCTGGTAGACAGTTTCCAACCGTCCGAATAGTGTTCTTGGGTTACCGGTTCTCCGTTTAAGTTTCGCCTCGACAACCTCTCGGCTTTGGTTTTCGGAAATttacggggatgaaccagcctcgcccgggctgaaaatccccataataaagagccaataattcGGAAATTTATACAATAACTAAGTACCAGGTCATTAACAATCGATTTCTCTCTCATGTTTACAGATTCTTGGATGCCATCGTCGTGATCCACGTGTTTAACACTCTCCCTGAAAAGCATCATCTACAGACCAAAGAATGACTTCACGGTAAGTAATCAGTCCGCCTCAAATTCCACACCGTCTCCCACAACACAATCCCACTAATCAACAAacccatctctctctctctcccagTTTGGACCGTTTGTTCATCCTGCTGGAGTCCGGTTCGGCTGCCGTGACCCGCAAGGCGGCCGCCAAGCAGATCGGCGAGGTCCAGAAGCTGCATCCGCACGAGCTGCACAACCTGCTGGGCCGGCTGCTGACCTATCTGCACAGCAAGGACTGGGACACCCGGATAGCGGCATCGCAGGCCGTTCAGGCCATCCTGGAGAACGTTCCCCAGTGGAATCCGACCGGGGTGGACGGAGCGCCCGAGGATGTTTACAATACTCAAACCGGGGCCGGGAGCTCGCGGTTGTCGTTCGACAAGTTCGACCTGAACGCGGTGCTACATCGGGGAGCTCGACTCATGGGTTCGGAGGGGACGGAGTTCGACGCGATCGATGACAATGATGTGGGCGATCCAAGGGAGAAGTGGGCCCGGCAGAGGGCGTTACTGAACGAGAAGCTGGGGCTGAGTACGGGCGTTAATTTGGATGATATTGTATCGATTGAGGACATGCAGAACCGCAGTGTTCAGGTCCAACTTGCCCGACAGGAAGGCGAAAGACTGATGCCAGTTCAGGAGATCTTAAAGCTGGGTACAGAGGGTTCTAGTCAAGCGCTGAGCTGCCGGGAGAAGAACCGTGCTCGACGGAAGGCACGTGAACAGCAAAAAGCGTTCCCGAATCCGATCAACGCCGTTACCGGGGGTTGTTCCGGTGTCGGCTTGAACGGATCTGGAGGAGATGGCGAACCGGATCGGAAACGAATCAAAACAGACGGAAAACCAGATATGATCGCGTTCACAGAACCCGTCCCGGATTTGACGGGTGCCTGGGTCGATGCCACGGAATGGCCCTTGGAGTCATTCTGTTCCAAGCTTTATTTGGATTTATTTAGTCCACGGTGGGAGACACGTCACGGCTCGGCCACAGCCCTTCGGGAGCTGCTAAAGAGCCACTCCCAAGGAGCTGGGAAAAGTATTTTCATGACAAAGAAGCAAATGAACGAGCAGCACCAACTTTGGCTGGAAGACGCTACCCTACGCTTGCTCTGCGTGTTGGCCTTAGACAGATTTGGAGACTTTGTATCCGATCAAGTCGTTGCGCCGGTGCGGGAAACTTGCGCTCAGGTTCTCGGTACGGTTTTGAAACAACTGCCTCTGCAAAATGTCCATAGAACCGTTAGTATTCTCCTGACGTTCATCAAGCAAAAAGACTGGGAAGTCCGTCACGGTGGTCTTCTGGGAATAAAATACATGCTAGTCGTTCGGGAAGATCTAGTTCAAACCTTCCTACCGGTAATCATCAACGATGTCCTAACGGGACTTTTCGATTCTGTGGATGACGTGGGAGCTGTCGCTGCGGCCACCCTCATACCCATCGCTTCTTGGCTACCAAAACTCCTAACGAAAACTCAAGTCTCGCACATAGTCAAGCTGTTGTGGGACCTCTTGTTGGATCAGGACGAACTTGCATCCGCATGTAACAGCTTTATGGGTCTGTTGGCATCGATTCTGAGTCTGCCGAATGCCTCCAACTGGATCCAAATGGAATCGATGTCAATTCTAGTGCCACGCCTTTGGCCATTCCTCAGTCACTGCACTTCTTCCGTGCGTAGATCCACGCTGCAAACGCTGAGAACACTCACCGACAGTAGGCTTACCGCCCAAAGCGAACCATCCACACCTACCGGAAGCAACGGCATGAACGGCAAAGCCACATCCGTCATAGTAAGCACGGCCGAAGCTTTGGCGAAGGCCGCAACGGAAACCAACACAATCCTCCAGGTGGATCCTTCGGAAAACCTGGTGCTGAACTTTGGAGTGCAGGACTGGCCACCTGCATTGCTTCAGGAAGCTCTCCGTCACATCTTCCAGCGGGTCCTAGTGGAACACGTCGAAGACATTCAAACCTTAGCCGAAGAAGTATGGAACAACATCATAATCAATGCAGAATTGTCCGCCCTTCTACACGCTTCCTGTCCGTACGTGGCCAGCTGGCTATGTCTGGCCATGCAACCGGTCCGCCTGGCATTCGACCCGTCCTCGTTGATCTACGCCAAACCGATTCAACCTTCGCAGCTGCGCGAACGTCGCCGGCAGTTCGATTCCTTCGATAACGGTACTCCATCCCGGCAGAAACTCTTCCTCGGCGGATCGGAAACCATTCCAATCGAGATTCGGGAAAGAAACGTAATCCGAGCGCGGATCAAAACTGCCAAAATGATTGGACTACTGTCCCGATATTTGGTTCTGCCGGCTCCCGGCGTTGTCTACACCCCGGAGATCGAGAGCCCCATCGACTGTTATACCAAAGTTCTGCTCGGCTATCTGCAGTCCCGCTCGGCGCTGCAGAGATTGATCGCCAGCCTTGTGATCGCATTTTGGTGCTCGGCGGATGATACCATCAAACCGGGCCCGATTTCGCTGCAAGAGCGCTTGAAAGTGTGCTTGAACGAGTACGTTTACTATGACGAGGTGGGAATACTGTTCACGAGGTTGCTGCAGGAAAGCAGAGACTATCTGGCAACATTGAAACAGCACAAGATTCAGTTCGTGGAGTTTGAGAACTTGAAGGTTTTGAGTTTGGATCAGATCTTCCAGCTTTGTACGGTGATGTCTGAGAATATGAAAACCAAATACGGACTGAAGAGTAAAATTGCAGAGATGTTGGAGGAACGCCGTAGAGGGTTGTTCAATGCGCATGCCGGTACCTCCTTGGAACAGAGTAACCTTCACATTAGTACGCAAGCTTCCCTTTCTGGGGCAGTAGTCAGTTTGAAGTGCCTTCCAGATAAGCTGAATCCCGTCGTTAAGCCTTTGATGGAATCCATCAAGCGCGAAGAGTGTGAACTTTTACAAAAGCTCTCCGCCAAATATCTAGCCGACCTTCTAGATCAAGTCACCGTTCGTAACCCCTGTCCAAACAACAAGATTATTTCCAACCTGTGCACCCTGCTCAAAAGCGACGCGGACTTCACTCCGAAACTGATCGTACCGGATCGGGAGATGCGACATTTCGATCCGGCTAACACAAGCGACTCCAATCCCTACCACGGAATAATAACTCTGCTAAACCAGCAAAAGACCAAAGAAGGTCCCAACGGAACGGCTTCGGGATCACGTGGCCCCGGTAGGCCGGCGTCCGTCACCTCGGATACCCCAACGATCGAGGACGCCCTCAACGAGTCCGAAGAAACTAGTCGCAAACACGCCCGTACGCAACGGCTGGGAGCCACGCATGCCATAACCACGATCTGTTCCTACTTCAAGCAGGACCTCCCGCAGAAGCTTCCCGTTCTGTGGCAGTTGATGACGGAGCAGATCACCATCAAAGTGGACGAGAGCTACGTCGATCAGCTTGGTCGGCAGATCGTGAACCAAGAGGATACCAACGACTTCATGACGTCGTTGCAGCTGATTGAAGTCGCCGCGCGACATATTGATCAGGTAAGGGGTATTTCTGTCAAGAGTTATCTTGTAAAAGGTAGGAAGGTTAAGCCCAATATTATCTTTATCATCATTTTCCTCTTCTTTATACTTCGTCAGGCCTTACACGATCAACTGTTCCAACTGTTACCAAAGCTGTGCCTACTGTTGAGACATCCGTTGAAGTCGATCCGCCACATGGTTGGCCGATGTCTGGCCACCCTGGCCGTAGTCAATTCGCAGGTCGTTATGACCATGGTGATCAACGATATCGTACCCATGCTGTCGTCGATCGAAAACGTGGTCAAGCGGCAAGGTGCCGCCGAGGCCATTGCCTGCATTGTTAGCAAGCTACAGATGGAGATCGTTCCGTACGTAGTTCTGCTGGTTGTCCCGCTGCTGGGACGCATGAGCGATCCGGACCAATCCGTACGGCTGGTATCGACTCATTGTTTCGCTACGTTGATTCAGTTGATGCCGCTGGATGGAATCACTCCGAACGTGCGGGGACTTTCCGAGGATCTTAAGAATCGCAAACTCAAAGACAAAGAGTTCCTCGAGTACCTCTTTACGCCGAAAACGATTCCAGACTTCAAGATACCCGTCAAGATCAACGCCGATCTGAGAAGCTATCAACAGTCGGGCGTCAATTGGTTGTGGTTCTTGAACAAGTACAAGCTGCATGGAATTCTGTGCGATGATATGGGTTTGGGTAAGACCCTGCAGGCGATCTGTATTCTTGCTGGCGATCATTACCAACGCAGCATTGATCCGAAGTGTGCCAAGCTGCCAAGTTTGGTGATATGCCCGCCAACGCTTACCGGACACTGGGTTTACGAGGTGGAGAAGTTCCTGCCGACCCGTTTCCTGCGGCCACTTCATTACGTGGGACTGCCAGTGGATCGAGAACGACTTCGTCACAAACTTGGCACGTACAACTTGATCATCGCGTCCTACGAGATCGTTCGGAAAGATATCGAGTTCTTCAGTTCCGTCCAGTGGAATTATTGCGTCCTTGATGAGGGTCACATTATCAAGAACGGTCGGACAAAGAGTTCCAAGGCCATCAAACAACTAGTGGCGAACCATCGCTTGATCCTTTCCGGTACACCTATCCAGAACAACGTGCTGGAACTGTGGTCACTGT contains:
- the LOC134284116 gene encoding TATA-binding protein-associated factor 172, which encodes MTSRLDRLFILLESGSAAVTRKAAAKQIGEVQKLHPHELHNLLGRLLTYLHSKDWDTRIAASQAVQAILENVPQWNPTGVDGAPEDVYNTQTGAGSSRLSFDKFDLNAVLHRGARLMGSEGTEFDAIDDNDVGDPREKWARQRALLNEKLGLSTGVNLDDIVSIEDMQNRSVQVQLARQEGERLMPVQEILKLGTEGSSQALSCREKNRARRKAREQQKAFPNPINAVTGGCSGVGLNGSGGDGEPDRKRIKTDGKPDMIAFTEPVPDLTGAWVDATEWPLESFCSKLYLDLFSPRWETRHGSATALRELLKSHSQGAGKSIFMTKKQMNEQHQLWLEDATLRLLCVLALDRFGDFVSDQVVAPVRETCAQVLGTVLKQLPLQNVHRTVSILLTFIKQKDWEVRHGGLLGIKYMLVVREDLVQTFLPVIINDVLTGLFDSVDDVGAVAAATLIPIASWLPKLLTKTQVSHIVKLLWDLLLDQDELASACNSFMGLLASILSLPNASNWIQMESMSILVPRLWPFLSHCTSSVRRSTLQTLRTLTDSRLTAQSEPSTPTGSNGMNGKATSVIVSTAEALAKAATETNTILQVDPSENLVLNFGVQDWPPALLQEALRHIFQRVLVEHVEDIQTLAEEVWNNIIINAELSALLHASCPYVASWLCLAMQPVRLAFDPSSLIYAKPIQPSQLRERRRQFDSFDNGTPSRQKLFLGGSETIPIEIRERNVIRARIKTAKMIGLLSRYLVLPAPGVVYTPEIESPIDCYTKVLLGYLQSRSALQRLIASLVIAFWCSADDTIKPGPISLQERLKVCLNEYVYYDEVGILFTRLLQESRDYLATLKQHKIQFVEFENLKVLSLDQIFQLCTVMSENMKTKYGLKSKIAEMLEERRRGLFNAHAGTSLEQSNLHISTQASLSGAVVSLKCLPDKLNPVVKPLMESIKREECELLQKLSAKYLADLLDQVTVRNPCPNNKIISNLCTLLKSDADFTPKLIVPDREMRHFDPANTSDSNPYHGIITLLNQQKTKEGPNGTASGSRGPGRPASVTSDTPTIEDALNESEETSRKHARTQRLGATHAITTICSYFKQDLPQKLPVLWQLMTEQITIKVDESYVDQLGRQIVNQEDTNDFMTSLQLIEVAARHIDQALHDQLFQLLPKLCLLLRHPLKSIRHMVGRCLATLAVVNSQVVMTMVINDIVPMLSSIENVVKRQGAAEAIACIVSKLQMEIVPYVVLLVVPLLGRMSDPDQSVRLVSTHCFATLIQLMPLDGITPNVRGLSEDLKNRKLKDKEFLEYLFTPKTIPDFKIPVKINADLRSYQQSGVNWLWFLNKYKLHGILCDDMGLGKTLQAICILAGDHYQRSIDPKCAKLPSLVICPPTLTGHWVYEVEKFLPTRFLRPLHYVGLPVDRERLRHKLGTYNLIIASYEIVRKDIEFFSSVQWNYCVLDEGHIIKNGRTKSSKAIKQLVANHRLILSGTPIQNNVLELWSLFDFLMPGFLGTEKQFSTRFSRPILASRDPKSSAKEQEAGALAMEALHRQVLPFLLRRVKEDVLTDLPPKITQDLLCELSPLQERLYEDFSRTHLNSDIRECLENIDGQIVSKKTHVFQALRYLQNVCNHPKLVLQPSHPEYQTILSEISSMDDIEHSAKLPALKQLLLDCGIGTNNEDMSVNQHRALIFCQLKAMLDIIENDLLKKHLPAVSYLRLDGSVPPSSRHQIVTKFNGDPSIDVLLLTTQVGGLGLNLTGADTVIFVEHDWNPMKDLQAMDRAHRIGQKKVVNVYRLITRKSLEEKIMGLQKFKLLTANTVVSDENASMETMGTDQLLDLFALSDGSRKTTDKADKGSTSGGSAAAGSDGANGGANGAGNTMKNVLENLPELWDDNQYHEEYDLSQFLEGLKKT